Below is a genomic region from Flammeovirgaceae bacterium SG7u.111.
GGTGTGAAACACTAGTGTCCCATTAAAATTGGGACGTTATCAATAATTAAACAAATTTGGCTCATTCAGCCTAAAACGTTCTTTGTCATTTTGAAATTTAGTTCTCTGGAAGAGGTCTCGAAGATGAGTTTTATCGGTCAATGATATACTCAATATCTGTAAGACCTCATATGTGCTTCTGTCAAGTTTCATGTCTTTCTGGACAATTGCCACCAAACAGTAGGTGCATATAGCAACATAGATCTGTATACGGACCGCATTTTCAGTAGTACCCCAGAATTTTTTGATTTTCAGATGTTGCTTTAACCATTTGAAGAACAACTCGACTTGCCAGCGATTTTTATAAAGCTGGGCAACTTGCAAAGCAGAAATGTGCATTGCATTGGTCAAGAATAGAAGCTGGCGCTTTTGTTCTTCATCCCAATATCTGACGAGCCGAAGATGTCCTGGATAATATTGTTTTGGATAAAAACCAGTCAATTCAATTGTAACATCAGAAAGTACGTTCTTGGGCAACCTCCGTTTCCATTTGATTGTCTTGCATTGGAGGTTCTTTTTTGCCCTGACAACGAAGAAAGCCCCTATCTGATGAATCTTATACAACATCTTGAAGTGGTTATATGCACGGTCAAATATGTAATAAGATCCTGGTTCATAAGGAATCTCTTTCATCGCCGTAGAATCGTGTACAGAAGCTTCTGTAATATGAAAGAATGCGGGGATCTGCGTCTCTACATCATATAAATGTATGCACTTTGATTCCGCCTTTTTTCTTACGGAACTTCGCCCACCAGAATACAGAAAGGCACAAGTCAATCGTAGTAGAGTCAAAAGCGTAGACATTGCCGTCAAGCTTGAAGATGTCAGAAACCCGTTTCTGACGGGCTTCATCAACCAGATAGTAAGCATACTCTTCAAAGATGCGATGGTCCCTGTCCTGGTTGGCCCTAGACAAGGATGACCTAGAAACATTCTTGCCCAAACCCAAATGATAAGATTTGGAATGATGGGCATCAAGTGCGACAATCAGATCTCTCAGGCTTTCACGATTGGATAATTGCCCAAACATCAGGGCAAGCAGCTGGTTCCAACAAGTGAAATGCTTCACGTATTTGTTTCCGTCATACTTACGAACGATGTAGTTAAACTTATTCCTATCCAGAAACGATGCTAACTGAGCGAAAACGTATTTATCCTTATGCATTTGCTATTCTCTTTAGGAATGAATGGCGAAAATGCAAATTGAAATCCGTTTAATCGAAAAACACCTACAACTAACTAAATTTCAAATATTTAAAAGAGTCTTATTGGATTTTAATGGGACAGCAATGGGTGTGAAACTTAAAATAATCAACCTTTATAGCTTTCTGGATGACTGCTATAATAACATATTGTGCCATCATTGCCAAAGATTCAGCAACAATACAGTGGTAAAGTTTACTGATGTTGAACTATTGACGTGTTATTTCTTTGCTCTGCTGGAAGAAGAGAAAACCCAGGTTTCTAAAATATATGGATACATCACTAAATATTGGAAAAGCTGGTTTCCTGACCTCCCTAGCTACCAAGCATTTAATAACCGTTTAAACCGATTGTCCGACGTTTTGCCATTGTTGATAGAGGTATTGCTCTGCTATAATGCTGATTTACATATAAATGACGGGAATGACTATTCTATAGATTCGTTTCCCATTATACTCTGTAAAGGAAATCGGTATGGAAAAGTAGCCAGAAATATCTCTACAAAAACGTATTCCAAGACCAAAGGGGTTTACTATTATGGCGTCAAGATGCACTGCTTGGTCCAAAACCGCCCCAACTCCTTGCCCATACCGAAATGGGTAGGTGTCACTGCCGCTACGGCACATGATATCACCGTTTTTAAAGAGCTGCTCCCATCAATGACAGCGGTAAATGTATTTGGGGACAAGGCATACCTCAGCAAGGAAGTGGCAGGGTTATGTGAGGAAAGAAATATCCGGCTTTTATGTCCTCCAAAGAGAAAAAAGGGCGAAACGGAATGGGAAAGGCGATATAATGAGGCCTTTATATCATTTTGGGGCAAAGCTGTATCAAGAACTAGGCAGGCTGTAGAAGTCTTCTTTAGTTGGTTGATTGAAAAAGTCGACA
It encodes:
- a CDS encoding IS4 family transposase — protein: MSTLLTLLRLTCAFLYSGGRSSVRKKAESKCIHLYDVETQIPAFFHITEASVHDSTAMKEIPYEPGSYYIFDRAYNHFKMLYKIHQIGAFFVVRAKKNLQCKTIKWKRRLPKNVLSDVTIELTGFYPKQYYPGHLRLVRYWDEEQKRQLLFLTNAMHISALQVAQLYKNRWQVELFFKWLKQHLKIKKFWGTTENAVRIQIYVAICTYCLVAIVQKDMKLDRSTYEVLQILSISLTDKTHLRDLFQRTKFQNDKERFRLNEPNLFNY
- a CDS encoding DUF4372 domain-containing protein, producing the protein MHKDKYVFAQLASFLDRNKFNYIVRKYDGNKYVKHFTCWNQLLALMFGQLSNRESLRDLIVALDAHHSKSYHLGLGKNVSRSSLSRANQDRDHRIFEEYAYYLVDEARQKRVSDIFKLDGNVYAFDSTTIDLCLSVFWWAKFRKKKGGIKVHTFI
- a CDS encoding transposase → MVKFTDVELLTCYFFALLEEEKTQVSKIYGYITKYWKSWFPDLPSYQAFNNRLNRLSDVLPLLIEVLLCYNADLHINDGNDYSIDSFPIILCKGNRYGKVARNISTKTYSKTKGVYYYGVKMHCLVQNRPNSLPIPKWVGVTAATAHDITVFKELLPSMTAVNVFGDKAYLSKEVAGLCEERNIRLLCPPKRKKGETEWERRYNEAFISFWGKAVSRTRQAVEVFFSWLIEKVDIQNASKVRPEKGLMVHAFGKFASALFILMGF